From Streptomyces sp. TLI_053, a single genomic window includes:
- a CDS encoding LCP family protein: MPVSPRSARPEDPAGTPFERSGDPLEQSADPLDRSGEPLGRNGGPSERRRFWPRRLAAGIAFSVLVTSCGGWAVLHGIGSIDRVDAFSNDRARPADDGSTTFLVVGTDERDGIPEKTLKTVLHAGGESCHCTDTMMIVRLSGDGSRAGVISIPRDSFVDIPAHRDPATRRTVPAGKGKINAAFGMGGPQLTVATVEQNTGLRIDHYLQVDFAGFVSAVDAVGGVRVCTAKPLKDEYSGLDLPAGTSTLDGAGALKYVRARHVDGSSDLGRMHRQQKLVAQLLHQLTSGGVLLNPVRLARAADSLLASVKADKGLSADDLITLATRAKELTAGRADFVTVPLASVDHPVAGWGSTVLWDKERARALFDAVREGRPLTAEDGGAGGTQPGGAAAAPAGPGTGAGAGTGAGAGAGAGVGAGTATVAPEQVHVQVFNAAGAAGLGARVDAELRRAGFATTGAPSNAPAGTPAGRTVIRYDPHWAESARTLAGAVPNAELTPVPGLGPTLQVYAGADHPAAGPAGAAAAPSATAAVPAPPPPAPSSPGPGGGAGAAAGTATGATPSGPAAEARAEGSAGPAGAGPAATGAARASDLVCP; encoded by the coding sequence ATGCCCGTCTCCCCCCGCTCCGCCCGTCCCGAAGACCCGGCCGGCACCCCCTTCGAACGGTCCGGCGACCCGCTCGAACAGTCCGCCGACCCGCTCGACCGGAGCGGTGAACCGCTCGGCCGGAACGGCGGCCCCTCGGAGCGGCGCCGCTTCTGGCCCCGCCGGCTGGCCGCCGGCATCGCGTTCAGCGTCCTCGTCACCTCCTGCGGAGGCTGGGCGGTCCTGCACGGGATCGGGTCGATCGACCGGGTGGACGCCTTCAGCAACGACCGGGCCCGACCGGCCGACGACGGCTCCACCACCTTTCTGGTGGTCGGCACCGACGAGCGTGACGGGATCCCCGAGAAGACCCTGAAGACCGTGCTGCACGCAGGGGGGGAATCCTGCCACTGCACCGACACGATGATGATCGTCCGGCTTTCCGGTGACGGCTCCCGGGCCGGCGTGATCAGCATTCCCCGGGACTCCTTCGTCGATATCCCCGCCCACCGGGACCCGGCCACCCGGCGGACGGTCCCGGCGGGAAAGGGCAAGATCAACGCCGCGTTCGGGATGGGCGGACCTCAGCTGACCGTCGCCACCGTCGAGCAGAACACCGGCCTGCGCATCGACCACTACCTCCAGGTCGACTTCGCCGGGTTCGTCTCCGCCGTGGACGCCGTCGGCGGGGTCCGGGTCTGCACCGCCAAGCCGCTCAAGGACGAGTACTCGGGACTCGACCTGCCGGCCGGCACCAGCACCCTGGACGGCGCCGGCGCGCTCAAGTACGTACGGGCCCGGCACGTGGACGGCAGCTCCGACCTGGGGCGGATGCACCGGCAGCAGAAGCTGGTCGCGCAGCTGCTGCACCAGCTGACCAGTGGCGGCGTCCTGCTCAACCCGGTCCGGCTGGCCCGGGCGGCCGACAGCCTGCTCGCCTCGGTCAAGGCCGACAAGGGGCTCTCGGCGGACGACCTGATCACGCTGGCGACCCGGGCGAAGGAGCTGACGGCCGGGCGGGCCGACTTCGTGACCGTGCCGCTGGCCTCGGTGGACCACCCGGTCGCCGGCTGGGGCTCGACGGTGCTCTGGGACAAGGAGCGGGCCCGGGCACTGTTCGACGCGGTGCGGGAGGGGCGGCCGCTGACGGCGGAGGACGGCGGGGCGGGCGGGACGCAGCCGGGGGGAGCGGCGGCGGCACCGGCGGGTCCGGGGACGGGGGCCGGAGCAGGGACTGGGGCCGGAGCAGGGGCCGGGGCGGGGGTCGGGGCGGGAACGGCCACCGTCGCGCCGGAGCAGGTGCATGTCCAGGTGTTCAACGCGGCGGGCGCGGCCGGTCTCGGTGCCCGGGTCGACGCCGAGCTGCGGCGGGCCGGGTTCGCCACCACCGGGGCGCCGTCCAACGCCCCGGCCGGCACACCGGCCGGCCGCACGGTGATCAGGTACGACCCGCACTGGGCCGAGTCGGCGCGGACGCTGGCCGGCGCGGTGCCGAACGCCGAGCTGACGCCCGTCCCCGGTCTGGGACCGACCCTCCAGGTCTACGCGGGGGCGGACCACCCGGCCGCGGGGCCGGCGGGCGCCGCGGCCGCTCCGTCCGCGACGGCGGCGGTGCCCGCACCACCGCCTCCGGCGCCGTCATCGCCGGGCCCCGGCGGCGGGGCGGGTGCGGCTGCCGGTACGGCTACGGGTGCGACACCGTCCGGCCCGGCGGCGGAGGCGCGCGCCGAGGGCTCGGCGGGACCGGCGGGGGCCGGCCCGGCCGCGACCGGGGCCGCCCGGGCCAGCGACCTCGTCTGCCCCTGA
- a CDS encoding glycosyltransferase family 2 protein, with protein MNTKAAEELPAVSVIMPVLNEERHLRTAVRHILEQDYAGSMEVVIALGPSTDRTAQIAAELVAEDPRVRTVENPTGRTPAGLNAAIRGSRHPIVVRVDGHGLLTPGYITTAVRLLGEMEAANVGGIMHAEGETEWEHAVAAAMTSKIGVGNAAFHTGGLAGPADTVYLGVFRREVLERLGGYNEEFVRAQDWELNYRIRQDGGLVWFTPQLRVTYRPRPTIKALAKQYKDYGRWRRVVTRYHRGSVNLRYLAPPTAFVGVTLGLLLGLAVHPAFLALPGIYLLGIAGGALKEGRDLSPKAKALLAVAFATMHLSWGFGFLTSPRSLARRVIGSRAPSSADVVAERG; from the coding sequence ATGAACACCAAGGCTGCTGAGGAGCTGCCGGCGGTCTCCGTGATCATGCCGGTGCTCAACGAGGAACGACACCTGCGCACGGCCGTCCGGCACATCCTGGAACAGGACTACGCCGGGTCGATGGAGGTGGTGATCGCCCTCGGTCCGTCCACCGACCGCACCGCGCAGATCGCCGCCGAACTCGTCGCCGAGGACCCCAGAGTCCGGACGGTGGAGAACCCCACAGGGCGCACTCCCGCGGGGCTGAACGCCGCCATCCGCGGCTCCCGCCATCCGATAGTGGTGCGCGTCGACGGCCACGGCCTGCTGACTCCCGGCTACATCACCACGGCGGTCCGGCTGCTCGGCGAGATGGAGGCCGCCAACGTCGGCGGCATCATGCACGCCGAGGGCGAGACCGAGTGGGAACACGCGGTCGCCGCGGCGATGACCTCCAAGATCGGTGTCGGCAACGCGGCCTTCCACACCGGCGGCCTGGCCGGCCCGGCGGACACCGTCTACCTCGGTGTGTTCCGGCGCGAGGTGCTGGAGCGCCTCGGCGGCTACAACGAGGAATTCGTCCGCGCCCAGGACTGGGAGCTCAACTACCGGATCCGCCAGGACGGCGGCCTGGTGTGGTTCACCCCGCAGCTGCGCGTCACCTACCGGCCCCGCCCCACCATCAAGGCCCTGGCGAAGCAGTACAAGGACTACGGCCGCTGGCGCCGGGTGGTCACCCGCTACCACCGCGGCTCGGTCAACCTGCGCTACCTCGCGCCCCCCACCGCCTTCGTCGGGGTGACGCTCGGCCTGCTGCTCGGCCTGGCCGTCCACCCGGCCTTCCTGGCCCTGCCCGGCATCTATCTGCTCGGCATCGCGGGCGGAGCGCTGAAGGAGGGCCGCGACCTGTCGCCCAAGGCGAAGGCGCTGCTCGCGGTGGCCTTCGCGACCATGCACCTCAGCTGGGGCTTCGGCTTCCTCACCTCGCCGCGCTCGCTGGCCCGCAGGGTCATCGGCAGCCGCGCCCCGTCCAGCGCGGACGTGGTCGCCGAGCGGGGCTGA
- a CDS encoding acyltransferase has protein sequence MDGRAVLGAGTTVWHLAQVREDAVIGADCIIGRGAYVGPGVRIGDRVKLQNHALVYEPAVLEDGVFVGPAAVLTNDLYPRSVDVDGRLKRGEDWHARGVTLRRGCSIGGRAVLVAGVTVGRWALVAAGAVVHRDVPDFALVAGVPARRIKWVGRAGEPLRPAGADRWVCPRTGEEYRERDGLLAPVEPEPPSGS, from the coding sequence GTGGACGGGCGCGCCGTGCTCGGTGCCGGTACGACGGTCTGGCACCTCGCCCAGGTCCGTGAGGACGCGGTGATCGGCGCGGACTGCATCATCGGCCGCGGCGCCTACGTGGGCCCGGGGGTGCGGATCGGCGACCGGGTCAAGCTGCAGAACCACGCCTTGGTCTACGAGCCGGCGGTGCTGGAGGACGGCGTCTTCGTCGGACCGGCCGCGGTGCTCACCAACGACCTCTACCCGCGCTCGGTCGACGTCGACGGCCGGCTCAAGCGCGGCGAGGACTGGCACGCCCGAGGGGTGACGCTCCGCCGGGGCTGCTCGATCGGCGGCCGCGCCGTCCTGGTCGCCGGGGTTACGGTGGGCCGCTGGGCCCTGGTCGCGGCCGGCGCGGTGGTGCACCGGGACGTCCCGGACTTCGCCCTGGTGGCCGGGGTCCCGGCCCGTCGGATCAAGTGGGTCGGCCGAGCCGGCGAACCGCTGCGACCGGCGGGGGCGGACCGCTGGGTCTGCCCCCGCACCGGTGAGGAGTACCGGGAGCGGGACGGCCTGCTCGCGCCGGTCGAACCCGAGCCGCCGAGCGGGTCCTGA
- a CDS encoding LCP family protein, with protein MQHDIHDGGPGADRHPADPARGVPAQRRHTPAEAASEPPHPGGRAARRRALTARRTRRRRVLKWTGGLAAFALVAGCGGAYYAYQHFNNNITAVKVQLGNEAERPKPAGDALNILVIGTDSREGLGREYGDEGSAGHADTTLLFHIAKDRSNATALSIPRDLMVPVPECQAPDGKTIPGTARTMFNNSLGQEGRDPGCTWKTVEKVTGIRVDHFVMVNFDAVKTLSTAVGGVEVCAAKDINDPDSHLRMSKGRHVVQGDEALAFVRTRHAVGLGGDLTRIPLQQQFIGSMIRSIKSSDTLTNPAKLWKLADSATKALTVDSGIGSVDKLKDLALDLSKVDSGKITFATVPVLDDPADENRLVLKQPDAAQLFSMVGNDRSLTEPAAGAAAPEAPAASAPAAASVPAAPVASAPAAPGGAASTAAAAAVDAKDLRVTVRNGTGTPGQAQQTVERLVTKGYAKAATAANAPVAATTSITYPAGRTAEAAALATALGLPADAVRADPKLGARDGLVLVLGKDAPAAAAAEAAAAPAAVPSEAPKDLQRVQGDDIDACAK; from the coding sequence GTGCAGCACGACATCCACGACGGAGGGCCGGGCGCCGACCGGCACCCCGCCGACCCCGCCCGGGGCGTCCCCGCCCAGCGCCGGCACACCCCCGCCGAGGCCGCGTCCGAGCCCCCGCACCCCGGCGGCCGGGCCGCCCGGCGCCGTGCCCTGACCGCCCGGCGCACCCGGCGCCGGCGGGTGCTGAAGTGGACCGGCGGCCTCGCCGCGTTCGCCCTGGTGGCCGGCTGCGGCGGCGCGTACTACGCGTACCAGCACTTCAACAACAACATCACCGCCGTCAAGGTGCAGCTGGGCAACGAGGCGGAGCGGCCCAAGCCGGCCGGCGACGCCCTGAACATCCTGGTGATCGGCACCGACAGCCGGGAGGGCCTGGGCCGCGAGTACGGCGACGAGGGCAGCGCCGGGCACGCGGACACCACGCTGCTGTTCCACATCGCCAAGGACCGCAGCAACGCCACGGCGCTCAGCATCCCGCGCGACCTCATGGTGCCCGTCCCGGAGTGCCAGGCACCGGACGGGAAGACCATCCCCGGGACGGCGCGCACGATGTTCAACAACAGCCTCGGCCAGGAGGGCCGCGATCCGGGCTGCACCTGGAAGACCGTCGAGAAGGTCACCGGGATCCGGGTCGACCACTTCGTGATGGTCAACTTCGACGCCGTCAAAACACTCTCCACCGCCGTCGGCGGCGTCGAGGTGTGCGCGGCCAAGGACATCAACGACCCGGACTCGCACCTGCGGATGAGCAAGGGCCGACACGTCGTCCAGGGCGACGAGGCACTCGCCTTCGTCCGTACCCGGCACGCCGTCGGGCTGGGCGGCGACCTCACCCGAATACCGCTCCAGCAGCAGTTCATCGGCTCGATGATCCGCTCGATCAAGAGCAGCGACACCCTGACCAACCCGGCCAAGCTGTGGAAGCTCGCGGACTCCGCCACCAAGGCGCTCACCGTGGACTCCGGGATCGGCAGCGTGGACAAGCTGAAGGACCTCGCCCTGGACCTGAGCAAGGTCGACAGCGGGAAGATCACCTTCGCCACCGTGCCGGTGCTGGACGACCCGGCGGACGAGAACCGGCTGGTGCTCAAGCAGCCGGACGCCGCCCAGCTGTTCTCGATGGTCGGCAACGACCGCTCGCTGACCGAGCCCGCGGCGGGAGCCGCGGCACCGGAGGCCCCGGCGGCGTCGGCCCCGGCGGCCGCGTCCGTTCCGGCGGCTCCGGTCGCGTCCGCTCCGGCGGCCCCCGGGGGTGCGGCGTCGACCGCCGCGGCCGCGGCGGTCGACGCGAAGGACCTCCGGGTGACGGTGCGCAACGGCACCGGGACGCCCGGGCAGGCGCAGCAGACCGTGGAGCGGCTGGTGACGAAGGGCTACGCCAAGGCCGCCACCGCCGCCAACGCTCCGGTCGCGGCGACCACCTCGATCACCTACCCGGCCGGGAGGACCGCCGAGGCGGCCGCGCTGGCCACCGCGCTGGGTCTGCCCGCCGACGCCGTCAGGGCCGACCCGAAGCTGGGCGCCCGGGACGGACTGGTGCTGGTGCTCGGCAAGGACGCGCCGGCGGCGGCCGCCGCCGAGGCCGCCGCGGCGCCCGCCGCGGTGCCGAGCGAGGCCCCGAAGGACCTCCAGCGGGTCCAGGGCGACGACATCGACGCCTGCGCGAAGTAG
- a CDS encoding LCP family protein encodes MAEDDTEHPPTEPLPTGHPRTGLPPNGRTPKERTPEERTPDSRTPTGGTPTGQPPTGQPPGGPDGAAGAGGPGDPEPPGAPGPPGPPGGGKRRRRRWLIVTAGVLSFLLVGCGTLLWVAYRKLDGNIRTDSTTDQLLARLEAERPSRTAGARGAENLLLIGSDDRTGANATYGAAGGQRSDTTILLHLAADRRHATAVSIPRDVMVSVPACEKPDGTRSRPTLMQFNAAFETGGPACSIRTVEQLSGIRIDHYVIVDFAGFKRMVDAVDGVEVCVPQPIHDKDAKLDLAAGRQTLHGEQALGYVRARETLGDGSDTQRMGRQQQFLAALIRKVQSQDVLLNPTKLWPVLDAATSSVRADGGLSSLGELYDLTQDLRGIPSSDVTFLTAPRRPYRFDSDRDEFVQPQTTQLFAALRDDRPVEVRPPGASPSAAPVGTGPTSAPSSAAARSSASASSPTSAPSSAPAPVPDSSPASVPASAGTAVGTSGASPSPGAGSPSAFEGRTADVDACAVH; translated from the coding sequence ATGGCCGAGGACGACACCGAGCACCCCCCGACCGAACCCCTCCCGACCGGACACCCGAGGACCGGACTCCCGCCGAACGGGCGGACGCCGAAGGAACGGACCCCGGAGGAACGGACGCCCGACAGCCGGACGCCGACCGGAGGGACGCCGACCGGGCAGCCGCCGACGGGACAGCCGCCGGGCGGGCCGGACGGCGCCGCCGGGGCGGGAGGCCCGGGGGACCCGGAGCCCCCCGGGGCGCCCGGCCCTCCCGGCCCGCCCGGCGGAGGAAAGCGCCGGCGCCGGCGGTGGCTGATCGTCACCGCCGGCGTCCTCTCCTTCCTGCTCGTCGGCTGCGGCACCCTGCTCTGGGTCGCCTACCGCAAGCTCGACGGCAACATCCGCACCGACTCCACCACCGACCAGTTGCTGGCCCGGCTGGAGGCCGAGCGCCCCAGCCGGACCGCCGGGGCCCGGGGCGCCGAGAACCTGCTGCTGATCGGCAGCGACGACCGCACCGGCGCGAACGCCACCTACGGCGCGGCCGGCGGCCAGCGCTCGGACACCACGATCCTGCTCCACCTGGCGGCCGACCGGCGGCACGCGACCGCGGTCTCCATCCCGCGCGACGTCATGGTGAGCGTCCCGGCCTGCGAGAAGCCGGACGGCACCCGCAGCCGGCCGACGCTGATGCAGTTCAACGCCGCGTTCGAGACCGGCGGCCCGGCCTGCTCGATCCGGACCGTGGAACAGCTCAGCGGCATCCGGATCGACCACTACGTGATCGTCGACTTCGCGGGCTTCAAGCGGATGGTGGACGCCGTCGACGGGGTCGAGGTGTGCGTCCCGCAGCCGATCCACGACAAGGACGCCAAGCTGGACCTGGCGGCCGGGCGGCAGACCCTGCACGGCGAGCAGGCGCTCGGTTACGTCCGGGCCAGGGAGACCCTCGGGGACGGCAGCGACACCCAGCGGATGGGACGTCAGCAGCAGTTCCTGGCGGCGCTGATCCGCAAGGTCCAGTCGCAGGACGTGCTGCTCAACCCGACCAAACTGTGGCCGGTGCTGGACGCAGCCACCTCCTCGGTGCGGGCGGACGGCGGGCTGTCCTCGCTGGGCGAGCTGTACGACCTGACCCAGGACCTGCGCGGCATCCCGTCCTCGGACGTGACCTTCCTGACGGCGCCGCGGCGGCCGTACCGGTTCGACTCGGACCGGGACGAGTTCGTGCAGCCGCAGACCACCCAGCTGTTCGCGGCGCTGCGGGACGACCGGCCGGTGGAGGTGCGGCCGCCGGGGGCGAGCCCGTCCGCCGCCCCGGTGGGGACCGGGCCGACGTCGGCGCCCTCCTCCGCGGCCGCCCGGTCGTCGGCCTCGGCCTCGTCACCGACCTCGGCTCCGAGCTCGGCTCCGGCCCCGGTTCCCGACTCGTCGCCGGCCTCCGTTCCGGCCTCGGCCGGCACGGCCGTCGGGACCTCCGGAGCGTCGCCGTCACCGGGCGCGGGCAGCCCGTCGGCCTTCGAAGGACGGACCGCCGACGTGGACGCCTGCGCGGTGCATTGA